The following coding sequences lie in one Aphelocoma coerulescens isolate FSJ_1873_10779 chromosome 34, UR_Acoe_1.0, whole genome shotgun sequence genomic window:
- the LOC138100451 gene encoding potassium channel subfamily K member 6-like, with amino-acid sequence MGRGALFLGVAYAGLVLLGVLGLRALEGPPGTPGTPEAGEWDVASALLFIVTLLTTVGYGSVTPLSAAGKSFCAAYAALGVPATMFLLAATARRLGGPLARRPRGYLQARWGYGRRGAARAHLLGLVAAALVLLVLLPAAAFYLVEPTWTYLDAVYFCVISLCTVGFGDLVPARQARQPLRQLYQVAVAVYLLLGVTGVLLLAQTFRHVAELHGLPGAAAAPDDDGASAEEGAGLLEGTRDGTKAAPGGGHGAAGGGGSSG; translated from the exons ATGGGGCGGGGGGCTCTGTTTTTGGGGGTCGCCTACGCGGGGTTGGtgcttttgggggtcctggggctgcGGGCGCTCgagggaccccccgggacccccgggacccccgaggCCGGCGAGTGGGACGTGGCCAGCGCCCTCCTGTTCATCGTCACCCTCCTGACCACCGTGG GCTACGGCTCGGTGACGCCGCTCTCGGCCGCCGGCAAATCCTTCTGCGCCGCCTACGCCGCCCTGGGGGTCCCGGCCACCATGTTCCTGCTGGCGGCCACCGCCCGCCGCCTCGGCGGTCCCCTGGcccggcggccccggggctACCTGCAGGCTCGTTGGGGCTACGGCCGGCGCGGCGCCGCCCGTGCCCACCTCCTGGGCCTGGTGGCCGCCGCCCTGGTGCTCCTGGTGCTCCTCCCGGCCGCCGCCTTCTACCTGGTGGAGCCCACCTGGACCTACCTGGACGCCGTCTATTTCTGCGTCATCTCCCTCTGCACCGTCGGCTTCGGCGACCTCGTGCCGGCCCGGCAAGCGCGGCAGCCGCTGAGGCAGCTCTACCAAGTGGCCGTGGCCG TGTACCTGCTGCTGGGGGTCACGGGcgtcctgctgctggcccagACCTTCCGCCACGTGGCCGAGCTCCACGGCCTCCCCGGCGCCGCCGCGGCACCGGACGACGACGGCGCCAGCGCCGAGGAGGGGGCCGGCTTGTTGGAGGGGACGAGGGACGGGACCAAAGCAGCTCCGGGAGGGGGGCacggggcggcggggggggggggcagcagcGGGTAG
- the YIF1B gene encoding protein YIF1B isoform X2, which produces MDPAAPPPKRRGPARLADPRPLFEDTSASGASPGRGFGAPPPPSASASSSSSSSASSPFPPPGAFLTEPVSTLAAAYGSSLASHGRDIVEENLGRWVPVARLKYYFAVDTAYVGRKLRLLVFPFGHQDWQVRYQQDAPVAPRFDVNAPDLYIPAMAFLTYILLAGLALGTQNRFSPDSLGLVASSALAWLVLEVLSVLLSLYLVTVTTDLTSIDLVAFAGYKYVGMIVGLVAGLVLGRPGYYVALSWCCLSIFVFMIRTLRLKLLSEAAAKGVLGQILGLFNGILVGIWAFFWILSPLGVDPNVLNPEFPPNSPRSGR; this is translated from the exons atggaCCCCGCCGCTCCCC cccccaaacgccgcggccccgctcgcttgGCCGATCCGCGGCCTCTCTTCGAGGATACGAGCGCGAGCGGAGCTTCCCCGGGCCGCGGTTTCGGGGCTCCGCCGCCTCCTTCGgcctcggcctcctcctcctcctcctcctccgcctcatCGCCGTTCCCTCCTCCCGGCGCCTTCCTGACCGAGCCCGTGTCCACTTTGGCCGCGGCCTACGGCAGCAGCTTGGCCTCGCACGGCCGGGACATCGTGGAGGAGAAC CTCGGGCGGTGGGTGCCCGTGGCGAGGCTGAAGTATTATTTCGCCGTGGACACGGCGTACGTGGGCAGGAAACTGCGGCTGCTCGTGTTCCCCTTCGGGCATCag gacTGGCAGGTCCGGTACCAACAGGACGCCCCCGTCGCCCCCCGCTTCGATGTCAACGCCCCTGACCTTTATATCCCGG CCATGGCCTTCCTCACCTACATCCTCCTGGCCGGCCTCGCTTTGGGCACCCAAAACAG ATTTTCGCCAGACAGCCTCGGTTTGGTGGCCAGCTCGGCCTTGGCCTGGCTGGTCCTGGAAGTTCTGAGCGTCCTCCTGAGCCTTTATTTGGTCACCGTCACCACAGACCTGACCTCCATCGACCTCGTGGCCTTCGCTGGCTACAAATATGTGGG GATGATCGTAGGCCTGGTGGCCGGCTTGGTGCTGGGTAGGCCCGGGTACTACGTGGCCTTGAGTTGGTGTTGTCTGAGTATTTTCGTGTTTATG ATCCGGACGCTGAGGCTGAAGCTGCTCTCGGAGGCGGCGGccaagggggttttggggcagattttggggctgtttaatgggattttagtgggaatttgggcttttttttggattttaagTCCCTTAGGTGTTGACCCCAATGTTCTAAACCCCGAATTTCCCCCGAATTCCCCCAGATCCGGACGCTGA